The following coding sequences lie in one Bradyrhizobium sp. G127 genomic window:
- a CDS encoding SDR family NAD(P)-dependent oxidoreductase — MQLQDISVLVTGGGSGLGAATARAMAAKGAKVAVIDMNKDGAEAVAKEIKGLALTGDVSEEAPVKEAIAKAEAAHGPIRVLVNCAGIGGAVKTVSKNGAYPLDHFSRIIKVNLIGSFNCIRLVAERMQSAPTIGEERGVFINTASVAAFDGQIGQAAYSASKGGIVGMTLPVARDLASLNIRVMTIAPGLFLTPLLMGLSEEARKSLGAQVPHPARLGDPGEYAALAVHIVENPMLNGETIRLDGAIRMAPR; from the coding sequence ATGCAGCTCCAGGATATTTCGGTACTCGTGACGGGCGGCGGCTCGGGCCTCGGCGCAGCGACGGCGCGCGCCATGGCGGCGAAGGGCGCGAAGGTCGCCGTCATCGACATGAACAAGGACGGCGCGGAAGCCGTCGCCAAGGAAATCAAGGGCCTCGCACTCACCGGCGACGTGTCGGAAGAAGCGCCGGTCAAGGAAGCCATCGCGAAAGCCGAAGCGGCGCACGGCCCGATCCGCGTGCTGGTGAACTGCGCCGGCATCGGCGGCGCGGTGAAGACCGTGAGCAAGAACGGGGCCTATCCGCTCGATCACTTCTCGCGCATCATCAAGGTCAATCTGATCGGCTCGTTCAACTGCATTCGTCTGGTTGCCGAGCGCATGCAGTCCGCGCCGACCATCGGCGAGGAACGCGGCGTGTTCATCAACACCGCGAGCGTCGCGGCGTTCGACGGTCAGATCGGCCAGGCGGCGTATTCCGCGTCGAAGGGTGGCATCGTCGGCATGACGCTGCCGGTGGCGCGCGATCTGGCCTCGCTCAACATCCGCGTCATGACCATCGCGCCCGGCCTGTTCCTGACGCCGTTGCTGATGGGCCTGTCGGAAGAGGCCCGCAAGAGCCTGGGCGCGCAGGTGCCGCATCCGGCGCGTCTCGGCGATCCCGGCGAATACGCCGCGCTCGCGGTGCATATCGTCGAGAACCCGATGCTCAACGGCGAGACCATTCGTCTCGACGGCGCGATCCGTATGGCGCCGCGGTAA
- a CDS encoding AMP-binding protein: protein MSASSGFCLAEKSAEAALSKPPFRKIEWLARDIAVERRPDGVIVLKSKIPLDPFEPHIPASLAKWAKLRPDHIWLAQRKGPERQWRKLSYGEAKRTVDALTQALLDMKLPESRPLAILSGNTIEHALITQAAMQARIPAAPVSPAYSLMSQDHAKLKYLFDLIKPAVVMVQDGVVFEKALAALDLRGITVVHVDRAPANVKSVSYADLAATSVTPAVEASIAKITPDTVGKFLFTSGSTGMPKAVINTHKMMCANARMMMQVRPRPPGDSEGIYLDWMPWNHTMGGNALFNPVLTEGATLYIDDGRPLPGMIDETLRNLREISPTYYANVPAGYAALAAAMEKDDALCRNFFRNLGLIAYGGARLPDDLYERVQALAMRATGERIVFYTGWGSTETAPTSTGTYWDTERVGLIGLPFPGVELKMVPAGPQYELRLRGVNVTPGYYGQPELTQKAFDEEGFYCIGDAGVFVDPEDPAKGLIFSGRVVEDFKLTTGTFVLVGSLRTDAIAAASPVVQDALVAGQDRPCIGLLAWPNLDACRRLIGDMDATMKTVVNHPKVRMHLRDGLMTHNKACGGASSMRIARAMLMAEPPSIDGNELTDKGYINQRAGLERRAALVEQLYADQPGPDVIVLS, encoded by the coding sequence ATGAGCGCGAGTTCTGGTTTCTGTCTGGCGGAGAAGAGCGCGGAGGCCGCGCTCTCGAAGCCGCCGTTCCGCAAGATCGAATGGCTTGCGCGCGACATCGCCGTCGAGCGCCGTCCCGACGGCGTGATCGTTCTCAAGTCGAAAATCCCGCTCGATCCATTCGAGCCGCACATTCCGGCGTCACTGGCGAAGTGGGCGAAGCTGCGCCCCGATCACATCTGGCTGGCGCAGCGCAAGGGACCAGAACGGCAATGGCGCAAGTTATCCTATGGCGAGGCCAAGCGTACCGTCGACGCGCTGACGCAGGCGCTGCTCGACATGAAGCTGCCGGAAAGCAGGCCGCTCGCGATCCTCAGCGGCAACACCATCGAACATGCGCTGATAACGCAGGCCGCGATGCAGGCGCGAATTCCGGCCGCGCCCGTCTCACCTGCCTATTCGCTGATGAGCCAGGATCACGCCAAGCTGAAATACCTGTTCGACCTCATCAAGCCTGCCGTGGTGATGGTGCAGGACGGCGTTGTCTTCGAGAAGGCGCTGGCCGCGCTCGATCTGCGCGGCATCACGGTGGTCCACGTCGACCGCGCGCCCGCCAATGTCAAAAGCGTGTCTTACGCAGATCTCGCCGCGACTTCGGTGACGCCCGCAGTCGAAGCGTCGATTGCGAAGATCACGCCGGATACCGTCGGCAAGTTCCTGTTCACCTCGGGTTCGACCGGCATGCCGAAGGCCGTCATCAATACCCATAAGATGATGTGCGCCAACGCCCGCATGATGATGCAGGTGCGGCCGCGCCCGCCGGGCGATTCCGAAGGCATCTATCTCGACTGGATGCCGTGGAATCACACCATGGGCGGCAACGCGCTGTTCAATCCGGTGCTGACCGAAGGTGCCACGCTCTATATCGACGACGGCCGTCCGCTGCCAGGCATGATCGATGAGACGCTGCGCAACCTGCGCGAGATTTCTCCGACCTATTACGCCAACGTGCCCGCCGGCTATGCCGCGCTGGCGGCGGCGATGGAGAAGGACGACGCGCTGTGTCGCAACTTTTTCCGGAACCTCGGTTTGATTGCTTATGGCGGCGCACGGCTGCCGGATGATCTGTACGAGCGCGTGCAGGCGCTGGCGATGCGAGCGACCGGCGAGCGCATTGTGTTCTACACCGGCTGGGGTTCGACCGAGACCGCGCCGACGTCCACCGGCACCTATTGGGACACCGAGCGCGTCGGGCTGATCGGCCTGCCGTTTCCGGGCGTCGAACTGAAAATGGTGCCTGCCGGACCGCAATACGAATTGCGCCTGCGTGGCGTCAACGTCACGCCGGGCTATTACGGCCAGCCCGAACTGACCCAGAAGGCGTTCGACGAGGAAGGCTTTTATTGCATCGGCGATGCCGGCGTGTTTGTCGATCCCGAGGATCCCGCGAAGGGTCTGATCTTCTCCGGCCGCGTGGTCGAGGACTTCAAGCTCACCACCGGCACGTTTGTGCTGGTCGGCTCGCTGCGCACCGATGCGATTGCGGCGGCGTCGCCGGTCGTTCAGGATGCGCTGGTCGCGGGCCAGGATCGTCCCTGCATCGGGCTTTTGGCGTGGCCGAATCTCGACGCCTGCCGCCGCCTGATTGGCGACATGGATGCGACTATGAAAACGGTCGTTAATCATCCCAAGGTGCGCATGCATCTGCGCGATGGCCTGATGACCCACAACAAGGCCTGTGGCGGCGCGAGCAGCATGAGGATCGCGCGCGCCATGCTGATGGCCGAGCCGCCATCCATCGACGGCAACGAACTCACCGACAAGGGTTACATCAACCAGCGCGCGGGTCTGGAGCGCCGCGCGGCGCTGGTCGAACAGCTTTATGCAGATCAACCGGGGCCGGATGTCATCGTCCTCTCATAG